One genomic region from Strix uralensis isolate ZFMK-TIS-50842 chromosome 5, bStrUra1, whole genome shotgun sequence encodes:
- the LOC141944279 gene encoding glioma pathogenesis-related protein 1-like, with amino-acid sequence MTSRFSACVLAVLHFCCSSDSYEPPTLPDVGDPKFIEECVRTHNRFRSEVNPAASNMLYMSWDPDLATTAKAWAKKCLFKHNTYLKEPGQAHPKFTSVGENLWTGSISIFTVQGAITSWHDEVNAYNYATTNCRGACGHYTQIVWATSYKVGCAVHFCPSVAYSSITNAAHFICNYGPAGNYPGRPYKTGAACSDCNGEQCAGRLCQNAERDKVISDSRWRPDWDRPACDEYCITVIALRTLLFILTILATWLLPKYWPLAPASE; translated from the exons ATGACAAGCAGATTTTCTGCTTGTGTGCTGGCTGTACTGCACTTCTGTTGTTCCTCTGACTCCTATGAACCACCGACATTGCCTGATGTTGGAGATCCAAAGTTTATTGAGGAATGTGTGCGAACCCATAACAGATTCCGGTCAGAAGTGAATCCAGCAGCCAGCAACATGCTCTACATG AGTTGGGATCCAGATTTGGCAACAACTGCGAAAGCTTGGGCAAAGAAATGCCTGTTTAAACATAATACGTACCTCAAAGAGCCAGGGCAGGCTCACCCCAAATTTACCTCTGTTGGAGAAAACCTCTGGACTGGCTCAATTTCTATTTTTACTGTGCAAGGAGCCATCACCTCTTGGCATGACGAGGTCAACGCCTACAATTATGCCACCACTAATTGCAGAGGAGCTTGTGGCCACTATACACAG ATTGTTTGGGCTACAAGCTACAAGGTTGGCTGTGCTGTCCACTTCTGTCCCAGTGTGGCATACTCCTCCATAACCAACGCAGCACACTTCATCTGCAACTACGGGCCGGC TGGGAATTACCCAGGGCGCCCATACAAGACAGGAGCAGCATGCAGCGACTGCAACGGCGAGCAGTGTGCGGGTCGGCTGTGTC aaAATGCAGAGCGTGACAAAGTCATTA GTGATTCCAGGTGGCGTCCAGACTGGGACAGACCTGCATGTGATGAGTACTGCATCACCGTTATTGCTTTAAGGACACTACTCTTTATACTGACAATTCTGGCCACCTGGCTCCTACCAAAATACTGGCCTCTAGCACCCGCCAGTGAGTGA
- the KRR1 gene encoding KRR1 small subunit processome component homolog: MADPPQAAEAGPRQNEKQKNKSKKKAATVDESELLTVPDGWKEPAFTREDNPKGLLEESSFATLFPKYREAYLKECWPLVQKALSEHFVNATLDLIEGSMTVTTTKKTFDPYAIIRARDLIKLLARSVPFEQAVRILQDDVACDIIKIGSLVRKRDTFIKRRGRLLGPKGSTLKALELLTNCYIMVQGNTVSALGPFSGLKEVRKVVLDTMKNIHPIYNIKTLMIKRELSKDPELRSQSWERFLPKFKRKNLKKRKEPKKKNTKKEYTPFPPPQPESQIDKELASGEYFLKERQKKRKQVEEIKAKQADAIKKRQEERNKAFIPPKEKPVVKTKKASTEKKIDIEAIKEKVKNAKKKKLGALPVEEVKLKMAADEKKKKKKK, encoded by the exons ATGGCGGATCCTCCCCAGGCGGCCGAGGCTGGGCCAAggcaaaatgaaaagcaaaaaaacaaaagcaaaaagaaagcgGCGACAG TTGATGAATCTGAACTTCTCACAGTGCCAGATGGATGGAAAGAGCCAGCCTTTACGAGAGAGGATAATCCCAAAGGGCTGCTGGAAGAAAGCAGTTTTGCAACGTTATTCCCGAAGTATAGAGAAGCATACTTGAAGGAGTGCTGGCCACTTGTCCAGAAAGCCTTGAGTGAACAT TTTGTGAACGCAACGCTGGATCTAATTGAAGGAAGCATGACTGTCACTACCACGAAGAAGACTTTTGATCCGTATGCAATCATCAGGGCTAGAGATTTAATAAAACTTCTGGCAAGAAGCGTTCCATTTGAACAG GCAGTTCGTATCCTTCAGGATGATGTTGCATGTGACATCATTAAAATAGGCTCTCTGGTGAGGAAAAGAGAcacttttataaaaagaagagGACGACTTCTTGGACCAAAAGGATCTACTCTGAAG GCTCTGGAACTGTTAACAAACTGTTATATTATGGTGCAAGGCAACACTGTTTCAGCTCTTGGACCCTTCAGTGGGCTAAAAGAG GTTAGAAAAGTTGTTCTGGACACAATGAAGAATATACATCCCATATATAACATTAAG ACTTTGATGATCAAAAGGGAATTATCAAAAGATCCTGAACTAAGGTCACAAAGTTGGGAAAGATTTTTGCCTAAGTTCAAGCGGAAGAACTTGAAAAAACGCAAGgagccaaagaagaaaaatactaagaaGGAGTACACACCGTTCCCACCTCCGCAGCCGGAAAGCCAG ATTGATAAAGAATTGGCAAGTGGTGAATACTTCttgaaagaaagacagaagaaacGAAAGCAAGTGGAAGAGATAAAG GCAAAGCAAGCAGATGCAATcaagaaaagacaagaagaaagaaataaagcttttatcCCACCAAAGGAAAAGCCAGttgtgaaaacaaagaaag CctccactgagaaaaaaattgataTCGAAGCCATCAAGGAAAAGGTAAAGAACGCGAAGAAGAAGAAATTAGGAGCACTTCCTGTGGAAGAAGTCAAGTTAAAAATGGcagcagatgaaaagaaaaaaaagaaaaaaaagtaa